Genomic window (Rhodothermales bacterium):
CGGTAACTAACGACCCGGGTGGGGGGGGGCGCGTTTGCCCCCCGCCCCACTTTTTTTGCCGGATGCGTATCCTCAGACCGACCCGACGTGGTCTGATCGAGCCCGAACCAACCCGAGCACCAGAATGACCGCACTGCGCCGCATCCTCGCCTATTTGGCCGACATGGTGATCGTGTATGTGTACATGATCCTGCTGTATTTCGCGTCGACGGCCTTGAACGACATCTGGCCGTTCCATGCGGCCATGGGGGAATCCTATGCTCTACGTCATCTGGTCGGCTTTTTCACCCTGACGTTGCCCATGATTGCGTACTTCTCGCTTTTCGAGGCCGGCCGGCGCCAGGCCACGCCGGGAAAACGCCTGCTGAAGATCAGCGTCCAGTCGCCAACGGGCGAGATGACCCTTCGACGGGCCCTGCTGCGCAACGGGGTGAAATTCCTGCCGTGGGAAATCGCCCACACGCACCTGCATCTCAATCCGGCATTCATGTTCACCGGAGAAACGACATACGTCGGATGGGCTCTCGGCGTTTGGCTACCTGTTCTGGCCGCATTCGTCTATCTCGGCATGATGTTCTTCGCGCCCGCCGGTCGCACCCCGTACGATCTCGCCGCCAGGACCCACGTAGGGTCTGTGAAAGGCTGAACGCGGTGGTGCAAAACCGCGTCCCCCCGGACCGGAATCGAATCTTCCACGGCAGAACATGGGTAGGGTTATGGCTCCGGCACCGTCCCCGGGCCTGCGAAACCAGCCATTGCACTCAACCCGTCCGCCATGCGATTCCATGTACGTATCCTGCCCGTCCTGATGGCCCTCATCCTGCTTCCTGCCTGCGACAGCAACGACGATGGCGTAGTCTGCACGACAGAGGCCCGCCCCGCCATTACCGTCACGGTGACGATCGATAGCGGTGAAACCCCGGAAGACGGGATCTACGAAGCCACGGTCACGGACGGGGATTTCCGTGACACCCAGCCGGTGGTGAATGGAAATGCGAGCCTGGCGCATGAGCGGGCCGGTACGTATCGGGTGGCGGTAACAACCACCCAGGGTCAGCCGGTCTGGCACCAGGACGACGTCCGCGTAACCCGTGACGAATGCCACGTAGAAACGGTTGAGCTGACCGCGCTCGTCGAACCCCAATAGATTCCCGCCATGATCAGGACCGCAATACCCATCCTCACCGTCGCCACGTTGTTGGCCGCATGTACCACCCCCGAAGCCGATCCTTCGACGGCAACGGACACCGCCACCTGCCATCCGGACGCCGTCTGGGCGGTGGACCTGGTGCGAACACTCCCCGGCATGCAGGACACGTACCTGCGCACCATCGAGGAAAACTGGGGAGGGGCCCGGGCCCTGGTCCAGGAGCACGGTCACATCCTGTCGTACCGCGCGCTGGCTGCGGCCCCCGACTCCATCCGCGGCTGGGATGTCATCCTGATGACCGAGTACGTCGACTCCACGGCATTCCAGAACCGGGAGTCCATCTTCCAGGCCGTGTTCGATTCCCCGGAATTCGTGGCCTGGCAGGCTCCCGTTCCGTCGGCGGAAATGCGCTCCTTCACCGCCGGCGAAGTCACACTCGGAAACGTCGTATCATCGGGATGTCACCCTTCCTGATGCTCCCCTGTGAATCACCGATTCCCCCGCGAACTGGACGAACTGCCGCGCATCTTCCGTTTCCTGGACGATGCTGCGCACACGCTCCACCTGGATGCCGATGCGAAATTCGCCCTGGATCTCGCCGTTGAGGAGTTGTTCACCAATGCGCTGAAGCACAACCCGTCCGGAGGTGGGCCTCTCGAGATCGAGGTCTGGATTGAGGGGGACCCCCAAACCACGGCCAAATCCGGCACCGATCCGGTTCTGAGGGTCACGTTCACCGATCCCGACGCTTCCCCGTTCGACCCGGCGTCTGTTCCGCCCGTGGACACGCTCGCACCGCTTCACGACCGGAAACCCGGTGGGCTGGGTCTGCATATCCTGTCGAGCATCATGGACCACGTCGAGTCGGAACACGACGGTCGAATCAGCCGCATCCACCTCGGAAAATTCTTGCCCGACCATGTTTGAAGCCACACGCACCGAACCCTGCGCCATCCACCTGGCCGGCCGGCTCGACGCCACGCGGGCGCAGGCCATGGATTCCCTGTTCCAGGGGGTCGGGGAAACCTGCACGGTTCATTTCGACCGTTTGGAGTACATTTCCAGTGTCGGTCTGAGTGTGTTGCTGGCCACCCAACAGCGCCTTTCCGCCCGTGGGGCGGAACTCAGACTGCGCGGAATGACACCCCACATCCGAATGGTATTCAACCTTGCCGGCTTCGACACCGTCTTCGATATCGACTGACGCAACCTTTTCCAACCTGACACCCAACCGGTTGTAGTTCATGCATGATGATGAACAGGATCGGCTCATGGTGGAACAGACGCTGAACGGCGACCGCAATGCATTCGGAGGCCTCGTGCGCAAGTACGAGCGCCCCGTGTACAATGCGGCATACCGCATCCTCGGCAACCCACCCGACGCCGAAGACGCCGCACAGACCGCCTTCGCAAAGGCATTCGAGAACCTCGGGATGTATCGACCGGAATACCGGTTCTACTCCTGGATGTACCGGATTGCCGTAAACGAGGCGCTGAATCTGCGCAAGAAACGACGTCCGTCGCAGGACATTGATGTCGTACCCGTCGAGTCGGATTCGTCCCCCGAACTGGCCCTGCACGAGCAGGAACAGGAAGAACGGGTGGGCAAGGCCATGATGGATCTGTCCCCGGAGGACCGCGCCCTCATTCTGCTCCGTCATTATCAGGATCTCTCCTACCGGGATCTCGCCTTTGTATTCGAGGTGCCGGAAAAAACCATCAAGTCCCGACTGTTCACAGCCCGATCGCGTCTGCGCGTCATCTGCGAAAGTCAACAAATACGGTTTGAAGCATGACGGAACACATTTCCGACGATATCGCGCTCCTGATTGAGGCTGACGTGGACGGCCTGATCACCGAGGCGCAGGCGCGCGAGCTCGCCCAGGCGGCCGCTGCCGACCCCGCCATCGCAACGGCGCTTGCCGATGCCCGACTGGCCGAACAGTTCATGGCCACGCAGACCGACCTCCCGGTACCCGAGGGGTTTGCCGACCGCGTCATGGCCGCGCTTCCGGAACGGGCAGTCTGGGAGGCTGCCGCCCGAACCTCATCCGACGCAAGGCATTACGCCGTCCGCCCGGCCCGGCCCACCCGGTCCCGCTGGACCCTCGGCCTCGGATTCGCGGCCATTGCCGCGTGTGTTCTCGTGGTGGTCATGGTCATCGCGCCCGGAACGAATCCGGACGGCATCCAGGCCACCATGATCACACCCGATCGCGCCCTCACCACCGGAAGTGAGGACGTGTCCATCAGCATCCGCCAGGTCGCGGACGAAATCGTGGTACATGTCATCAGCGGTCGCTCCGAACCTGTCCAGCTGGCGTTCGACCCCTCGTGGACGTCCACCCCGGTTCCCGTGGAAATCGTTGCGGCCGGAGCAACGGACGAGTATCGCCTGCCGGTCCGCCCCTCCGATTCCGGTAGCCTCATCCTGACCGGTACGACGCCCGACGGCGAAGTCCTCTTCCGCAACGAACTCCAGGTCCAGCCATAATCGCGGCCGCCACCAGCCTGCTGCCCGTCGTCCTGTTCCTGGGCGGGCTCGTGCTGTTGGACAGCTTCAAGCTCATGCGCCTGCGGTTGCTGGGCGTCTGCCTTCTGGCCGGCGTGGCATCGGCGGTCGCCGCCCTGGTCCTGAATACGTCCTTGGGGCCGACCGCCGCGCCCCTGGTCGAGGAAGTGCTGAAAAGCCTGTGGATTGTCTGGCTCATCCACCGGAGCCGGATCGGTTTTTCGGTTGATGCAGCGATTGCGGGATTCGCGGTCGGCACAGGCTTTGCCCTGGCCGAAAACACCTGGTACCTGCTCGCGCTGACCGATGCGCCGCCACAGCTCTGGATCCTCCGCGGCCTGGGGACCGCCGTCCTGCACGGAACGTTGACGGCCGCGTTTGCCCTGCTGGCACGCGCCGTGGCCCGGACCCGGACCGTGCCGCTGGCCTGGGGTGCCGCACTGGTCCCGGTGGTCATCCTGCATGCCGCCTGGAATGCCGTTCCCCTCGATCCACGCACCCAGGTCGTGGCCCTCCTGCTGGTCGCGCCCGTGGCGCTGGTACTGGTTTTCCGGGAAAGTGAACGCCGTACCCGGATCTGGCTGGGAAGCGGATTCGATCGGGACCAGGAGGTGCTGGCCCATGTGCTGGGCGGGACGTTGCCGGATACGCCGGTGGGCGAGTACCTGCAGGGCCTCCGTGGCCACGTCGCACCGGTCGTCCTCGTGGACATGGTAAACCTCCTCCGCCTGCGGATTGAACAGTCGCTTCGTGTGAAAGGACGGATCCTCCTGCGTGCGCATGGATTCACTGAACCACCGGATGCGGACGAAGCCGACCGGCTGGCCGAATTGCGTTACCTTGAGAAGGCCGTCGGCCCCGCCGGCGTCCTG
Coding sequences:
- a CDS encoding RDD family protein is translated as MTALRRILAYLADMVIVYVYMILLYFASTALNDIWPFHAAMGESYALRHLVGFFTLTLPMIAYFSLFEAGRRQATPGKRLLKISVQSPTGEMTLRRALLRNGVKFLPWEIAHTHLHLNPAFMFTGETTYVGWALGVWLPVLAAFVYLGMMFFAPAGRTPYDLAARTHVGSVKG
- a CDS encoding PrsW family glutamic-type intramembrane protease, giving the protein MLLDSFKLMRLRLLGVCLLAGVASAVAALVLNTSLGPTAAPLVEEVLKSLWIVWLIHRSRIGFSVDAAIAGFAVGTGFALAENTWYLLALTDAPPQLWILRGLGTAVLHGTLTAAFALLARAVARTRTVPLAWGAALVPVVILHAAWNAVPLDPRTQVVALLLVAPVALVLVFRESERRTRIWLGSGFDRDQEVLAHVLGGTLPDTPVGEYLQGLRGHVAPVVLVDMVNLLRLRIEQSLRVKGRILLRAHGFTEPPDADEADRLAELRYLEKAVGPAGVLALNTLHPHDPARSPRHPENRRERLPDR
- a CDS encoding STAS domain-containing protein, coding for MFEATRTEPCAIHLAGRLDATRAQAMDSLFQGVGETCTVHFDRLEYISSVGLSVLLATQQRLSARGAELRLRGMTPHIRMVFNLAGFDTVFDID
- a CDS encoding ATP-binding protein, with protein sequence MNHRFPRELDELPRIFRFLDDAAHTLHLDADAKFALDLAVEELFTNALKHNPSGGGPLEIEVWIEGDPQTTAKSGTDPVLRVTFTDPDASPFDPASVPPVDTLAPLHDRKPGGLGLHILSSIMDHVESEHDGRISRIHLGKFLPDHV
- a CDS encoding sigma-70 family RNA polymerase sigma factor, with amino-acid sequence MHDDEQDRLMVEQTLNGDRNAFGGLVRKYERPVYNAAYRILGNPPDAEDAAQTAFAKAFENLGMYRPEYRFYSWMYRIAVNEALNLRKKRRPSQDIDVVPVESDSSPELALHEQEQEERVGKAMMDLSPEDRALILLRHYQDLSYRDLAFVFEVPEKTIKSRLFTARSRLRVICESQQIRFEA